The window CGGTTCCTCATTGAAAGCCCCTTTTCTATCCGATGAATACTTCGAATGATCCTGTGGCGCGGGGCATCTCGTTGTTCTTCGGCCTCGTGATATTTAGCAACACCACAGAGTACTGCCCGCTGTTCTTGATAAAATGTTCCTTTGAGGGTAAAATAAATGCTGGTTAAAACTCGTGAGCGAGCGATAGTTCTGAGTGTTTTATTTTTTGGGAAGATTTTCCAGACAACGTTTTCATAAAACTTGTTCAACGAGTACCGCGTGCTTTTTCGGAACAGTTGTCTGGCGCCTTCCTCGTTGTATATTGATTTTCCTCGAGAAAGCAACGATGGCATTCCTGATGACGTCAAACCACTGGCGATACTTCAACGTGTCTTTTCGACTATCGCGGCGATATCTTCGAGGCGTTTATACTGGTTGCGAAACAGTTTTGTGATATGAACGGGAATCACCGAAAGGTCACTCGAAATCTTTCTTTAGTTGCATCCGTCGAGCGGGAATTCCTATCGAATTTAGTGTTTCCCGAGAATAGCCGCCCAAAATCCTTCGATGGACGAAAAAATATTGCTATAGTCGGTGGTGAGCTGTTCAACAAGGGGGCTCAAGCGATGACGTTTACCGTCGTCGATCATCTATCAAAAACATATCCCGAAAAGGATATTATCCTCCTTTCTGCGCAGGACTATCACCGACCACCCCACGAGAAATCACAGTACACTTTCGAAATACTGCCGTGGGATCCTGAGGTTCACCTCTCTTTGCTTTCTCCCTCGATTACTACAGTAAACACTACTGAATATCCAAGCAGGGTGATGAAACAGGTTAGAGAATTATTTTCAAGCTGTGCTTGCCTAATCGATATAAGTGGCTATGCGTTCTCTTCCCAATTTAGCTTCAAACGTTCGTTCACGTACCTCACCAATCTCGTAATCGCTAAAAAATTCGGTATCCCACTATACATTTTTCCGCAATCAATCGGACCCTTTGACTACTCTACCCCGAAAAAACTCGTCTTTAACCCACTCATGCAAACGTATCTCCACTATCCTGAGGTAATTTGTCCACGAGAAAATGCAGGCGTCGAATCTCTCGCTCCGTACACACAAAGTAATGTACAACGGGAAAACGATATTGTCCTTCAGAACAAGGATTACGATCTAAAAAATATCTATTCAAGCCAGCCAGATATCGAACGCAGAGCAATTGACCCAAATGGAGTCGGAATTGTTCCCAATTCAAAGGTATTCGAACGTGCAGATCCTGAAGAGTTGTATTCGCTCTATGATGCAGCTATTGAAGAATTGCTTTCGAAAGATCGATCAGTTTACATCCTTAGACACTCAGTTGAAGACCTAGATCTTTGTAGGAATATAAAACGACGGTTCAGAGACGATGATCGAGTTGTTCTGATAAAGGAAGAGTTGAACGCGATAGAACTCGAATACATTATCGATCAGTTTGAGTTTTTGATAGGCTCTCGGTACCACTCGCTCATTCATGCATACAAGAACCATGTTCCTGTAATTGCTATAGGATGGGCCGTAAAATATGAAGAACTTTTGAAAAACTTTGATCAAGAAGAGTTCTTTTTCGAAGGACGTAAGCAGATTAGTGTGGATGAGTTCATTGATGCAATAAACAGAATGAGTAAACAGTGTAGCCACGAATCTGGGGTCATTGAAACGAAAGTCAAGAGTATACAACAAGACGATTTGTTTAGTAGACTGTTTGGTGAGTGATCAAGGTGCCCCGGAATCTCGTTCGAGCTTTCCTCTCAATTTTGGGGACGAAAATAGGTGTTCTTTTTCTGGCTATACTTACTACACCGATTATTGTCCGTCTTCTTGGTAGTGATGGATATGGCGATTATGCTTTAGTGATGTCCGTATTCGGTGTACTATCTGTCTTTACCACATCGGGGATTTTCAATGGTATAAGGAAGTATATTGCTGAGGATCGATCCTTCAACTGCTGGAGCGATCACGTTTTCGCATTTTACTTTAAGGTGTCAGTGTTGGTTACGGGAGGGTTTGCGCTCTTCTTGATACTCCTCTCACAGACGAGACTCGTTGAAGAATCACTCTCAAGTGAGTTCCAGCTATATTTTTTAATCCTGGCGGCTTATCTCTTCCTTGATCAATTCTATTCAGTAGGAAGAGGCGCATTAATGGGATTCGGGTTAGAACACCACTCCGAACCTCTCAAAATTGTAAAAAAGCTCATATATGCAATAACAGCGATTGCATTACTATATTTTGGACTAGGTGTAGAGGGAGTACTCCTTGGCCAAGTTACTGCAGCACTGATTGTTGGTGTTACAACCCTTTGGTTGATCCGAGAACGGATATCTTTCGCACAGGTTTTTAGAAGATCTCACTCTATTCCTAAATATGAACTCTTGAGCTTCAATGTGTACAGCATATTACTTGCATTCTTAACAATATCACTATATCACGTAGACATTCTAATTTTACGGCCAGTAGCTGGAAACGTCGAGACTGGCTATTACAAGGCTGCACTTGTTATTGCTGAGTTCCTCTGGATGGCTCCTATGGCAATCCAGTATACCCTTGTTCATTCAACTTCCGAAATGTGGTCAAAAGGGCAACACGAAACGATTACCGAAATTGCCTCCCGATCAACGAGGCTTAACCTTTCTCTAATGGTTATTATGATGATAGGGTTAGCTGCTCTTGCAAACACTTTCGTTCCAATTTATTTTGGGTCTGAATTTTATCCAGCAGTTGTCCCTCTATTAATTCTTCTTCCAGGCGTACTTGGATTCGCATTAGCGCGGCCGATCTTTGCCATTGGTCAAGGTAAGGGCGAACTTCGAAGCCTAGTTCTTGCTACCGGTGCTGCTGCGGTGCTTAACCTGTGTCTGAATCTCTTGTTGATCCCATCATATGGGATGATTGGTGCTGCACTTGCGACATCTATCGGATACGCCTCTATGTTTCTCTTCCACACTTTGATTGCACGGCGTATCGGTTTCGATCCGATCGCCGACCTTCGCGCGATTAGAATATTTGCTGCCGGTCTTCTCACTGCACCAGTAGTATTTGGTTTAGCAGAAGTTCTGACCCCCCTCTTTTCGCTTGTCGTCGTCCCAATTGTCGGTTTTATGCTGTATTTTGCACTCTCCGTACAGTTAGGGGTTATCAGTACCGATGAATTAAAAATGGTTCATCAGAAAGCACCGAGCAAGTTCGATCCAATTTTCAAATGGATATTTGCTTTCAAGGGATAATTTAGAGAATGTCGATTAATTCTATCGGCGTGTGAGTATAGTAAGACTCAGTTGGTTGGCGATAACGTCGGTCAAGTCTCGTTCAACATTTCGCCAGCCACCTCGGGTAATGTGGATGCGAAGATTATGAATCGACATCCAATTTAATTGAACGACCTTGCAGTTATATCCTCACAGCTGGATACTCTAGGATCAACGGCGAATCTTCCACCTCACTCCACCTCAAGCGTCGCGGCACCTGCCACATCTTCCTCGGAAACGACTACCTCTTCACCATCAATCAAATAAGTACCAGGATTCGAAACTGTCACCTCGAGTTTCCCGTCTTCCCCAACCGTCACTGTTCGCTCGTATTCTAACGACTCACCCGACACGAAAATGTCGCCGCTGACGATCACGTTCTCGCCCGATTCACTGCCGACCTCTAGCGTCGCACCAGGAACCAGTGCGAATGCTGCCACGGATCGATCGTCGTCGACGTACAACAGTTGGTAGTGCTCGAGTGGCTCGCCATCTCCCTCTCCGACACCCAAGCCTTCGAGTAGGTGTGTCTGAACAGTCCCCGAATGCGCTTCCCTATCAGTCACGAGGACGTACCCAACTCTGTCACCAAACGCCTCGTGATAGCGGTCTGGATCGTCGTCGAGCCGGAAGTCGTCGAAGTTCGATCTGGCATAGCCGTACCCGCGAGATTCCCCGTTCACGAAGTAGTTATGCATCCGGTTGTCCCCCCAGTGGCTCAACACGTAGTTGCCAGGGAATTCACGCTCGGTTTCGTTTGCGTGTTCCTCGATCGCCATGACGGCCTCGTACTCGGGATCATCGTAACTTACCTGGCCTGCAAGACCCGGCGCGTAAATGAGGCTCATCCCGCAAATGAGCAACCCGATTCCGACGATATACGCTGTCGTCTGTACATCCGGAGCCGTAATGACTGGATCGTCACCACCGCCATCAGCTCGTGCTGGCGTGACAGGCTCTGGCGACCGAAACGGCATCGGACGTCGAACCAGATCGAGCGTCGAAAGGACGTAGACGAGTCCAACCCCGCCGAGGACGGACAGCGGGATCGCGAGCTGTGCGGCAAACCGGATCTGAATACCGGCGAGCACCGTGAGGATGATCGTGTAGACGCCGAGAAGCAGCCACGCTGGTTCGTAGTCACGGTAGAGGGCCCAGCATACCCAGCCGAGAATAGCCATGGCCAGATAGAAGCTGACCCCGAGCTGGATGACCGGGCCGAATATCACGCCGTAGTCGAACGTGAACAACGACGCGGATTCCGTATATCCTTCTCGAAGAAAGAGGTCGTCAGCCCGTGCTCGTGCCTGCGCCCAGTCGTCGGGTCGATACGTCCGAAGCAGGTACACCCCGAGGCCAGCAACGACCGCCTCGAGCGCCGCCAGTCCACCGACGTGGATCTCGAGGTGACGCCACAGGTCTCCCAGTGCCATCACGGCGATCGCCCCACCGAGAACCATCGCGGGCGTGTACGCCACGAACGCCAGTCTCCAGTCCCAGCTGGTGTGCATCCAGACCGAAATCACTGTCCCAATCACGAGGCCCCCGAGCACCGGCAGGTTCGCTAACGTCGGTGAGATCCCCTCTCGAACGTCGAGGAGCGTTCGAAGGCCAATGTACGCCGCAAACGGGATGAACAACAACGGCGAGCCGCCCCAGAGGTGTACCGAAAATCCGAGGGCCACGCCGAGGACGACCGCCCACAACCACGTCACTGGAGACTCGAGATGGCCGCGAATCGCCTCCTGAGTCTCGCTATCCTCTCGTCGTCGAGTGAAGTCCACAGCGAGCCAGGCCAGCGCCAACAACGTCACGCCAAGCCAGAAGTACTGGTGGAGTCGGTGCTCGAGAAATCCAATCTGTGTGTACACAACGTGAACGGGAGCGATAGCGAACAGAACGACTGAAGCGATACCCATCCGTGGGTCTCTTGTCACAACAACAGCCAGCGCGTAAATCACGACGCCGAGGGCGATCGACGCAACAACCGGAAGCCAAGCGGCAACCATATCGGCAGCCCACTGGTCTCCGCCGAGCAACGTTGCGAACCACCAGTTGAGTGCATGAGTCAGTGGCCGGCGAGACATGGCACCCGCAGGCATCTCAGCAAGCAACCCGATGTCGGTCGGACTCGTCGACTCCGCCAGCAACTCCTCCATCCAGTAGCGATAGTGGTACGGGTCGTTCCCCGGGGAGACGACGTCGTCGCCACGCATCACCGACCCGTACTGGGTAATCCGCATTACGAACACCAGCAGTAGCGCGCCAGCCAACCCAAGGAGTGCTCGCACGTCGCCCCAGATCCCCAGATCGATCGACGGGAGGGTTATCGACGGCCCACTGTCGCTCGAGTAAGCCCCTATATCCTCGCCAGCAACCACCGCAGCAACAATTTCCCGATTTACCAGTTGATATTCTCCGTCGACTTTCTCAACGATCCCTCGAGAGACCAGCTCGCCAAACGTTCCCGAATCGAGTTCGACGTCGTCGAACGTCCACGTCTCGTGTTCCGCATCGACCTCGAGGACGGCCTCGAGTGCCCGTTCCCCGTCGGGTTTCTCCTCGAGGAACGTGGCCGTCGCGTCCACAAGTGCACTCGAGTCGCCGTCATCGCTCATTGGAAAGCAGGTGAGTGTATAGGGCCATGATAGTTTCGTTCTGCAGAGCAACGGGTGTAGTGGTGGAAAGCCCTGTACTATGTCCACGACAGTTATACCCCGAACGCGACCAGCTTGAGGAGAACTCGAGATGACTACATACAACCAGGATGAGAACACCTATATCGGGCCACTCACATCCACGATACAATGTTCGAGCGTGGTATGCGATGTCGATAATAGACGACGAAGGCAATCTCTTTGGCGTCGTCAACGTGATCGACGCACTCGCTGTCTTGTTGATTCTAGCCGTCCTCGTCGTGGGAGTCGCTGTTGTCGGCGTCATGTGGAGCGACGGCGAACCGGAAACGCGATATGCGACGATCGATCTCGGCGAACAGCCCGACTACGTGGCCGACCGAATCGAACCGGGTGACCGAATGGCCGTCGAGGGATACGACCAGAACGTGACGATTACGGACGTCTACGTCACATCCACACCCGATGACGACAACGCCGACGCCGGCCCGTCCATCGTCGTCCGCGCCGCAGTCGACGGCGAACTCATCGAGAACGACCACGGCCGCCTCGAGTTCACCCACGCGGGCGATCGTTTCCGCGCAGGCAACGAACTCACCCTCGACATGCTCGAGTACACGGCCACCGGCGTCGTCACGACCATTGACCAGGAGGGAGACACCCTCGACACGCAGACGACGACCGTCCTGCTCGAGTCGACCCTCCCCGCGAGCACGGCCGACGCGATCCAGGTCGACGACGAGTTCGGCGTGGCGGGCCACACCTTCGCGACGGTCACCGAGGTTCGAACGTACGCCGTCGGCAGCGACCAACGACGGGTGCAAGTCGGCCTCGAACTCGAGACCATCACACGCGGATCGACGCCCCACTTCGCGGGCAACTCGGTCGCGATCGGCTCCGACCTGTCGATAACAGCCGGCGAGTACGCCTTCACCGGCGACGTCATCCGTATCGGCTCACTCCAGGAGGCAGGCGACATCGACGAGACGACGGTCGAACTCAAACTCGAGAACGTCAACCCCGATCTCGCGGATAGCCTCGAGGCCGGGATGACCGAGACCGAGCGCGGCGAAACGGTTGCCACCGTCCAAAGCGTCGAGAGCCAGCCCGCGGAGGTCGTCCTCGAGAGCGAGGACGGAAACATCTACCTTCGCGAGCACCCGAAGAACATGGACGTCCGACTCGTGGTCGACGTACAGACCGTGGAGACCGAATCCGGTCTCCGATTCAAGGGTGACTCCCTCAGAGAAGGAAACACGATCCACCTCGACTTCGGCTCGATTTCGGTCGACGGAATGGTGACCACGATCGACCACGACGACTAATCAGTCATGCTCGAGTCATACCGAGAAGGATCGGTACTCGCCAGTGCCGCCCGCCGCTGTCGAGCACGCGTCACATCGGTGAGCAACGGATCGCGGCTCCTTGAGCGGGCTGGATCCCTCTACAGCTCACTTCGACGCCGAGCCACCGGCATCGGTTCCCGACTCCAGCACACCTTCGAACACTCCACGATCAGCAAACGGACTGCTGGCACCCGTACACGAATCGCAACGGCAGCCGCCGAAGCGAGCGTCCGATCGCTCGGAACGACCCTCCAGCGGTACGTTACTAGCTCGTTTGGCTACCAGTGGCTGACCGCAGAGCCAAACCCCGACGTCATCGTGATCGACCTTCGTGAGACCGTCGTCGGCACGCTCGTAATTCGACCGCTCGAGTGGACGATCGAGACGATCACGGACGCCTCGAGCGACTCGCGACTCGTCGAACCCCTGCACTACGTTCATCACGAATTCCGGAGCAATCCAATTCGGCTACTCGGATTTGCTGGCCTCGCGAGCATCCCACCCCTCTTCGGTGTCCTCGCACTTACCGGGAACCTGTCCGTTGTGACGACCGCCGGAGTCGTGGTGCTGGCCGCAGCAGCTGGGCTCGCGACTCGAGCTCGATGGTC of the Natronosalvus vescus genome contains:
- a CDS encoding polysaccharide pyruvyl transferase family protein codes for the protein MNGNHRKVTRNLSLVASVEREFLSNLVFPENSRPKSFDGRKNIAIVGGELFNKGAQAMTFTVVDHLSKTYPEKDIILLSAQDYHRPPHEKSQYTFEILPWDPEVHLSLLSPSITTVNTTEYPSRVMKQVRELFSSCACLIDISGYAFSSQFSFKRSFTYLTNLVIAKKFGIPLYIFPQSIGPFDYSTPKKLVFNPLMQTYLHYPEVICPRENAGVESLAPYTQSNVQRENDIVLQNKDYDLKNIYSSQPDIERRAIDPNGVGIVPNSKVFERADPEELYSLYDAAIEELLSKDRSVYILRHSVEDLDLCRNIKRRFRDDDRVVLIKEELNAIELEYIIDQFEFLIGSRYHSLIHAYKNHVPVIAIGWAVKYEELLKNFDQEEFFFEGRKQISVDEFIDAINRMSKQCSHESGVIETKVKSIQQDDLFSRLFGE
- a CDS encoding flippase → MPRNLVRAFLSILGTKIGVLFLAILTTPIIVRLLGSDGYGDYALVMSVFGVLSVFTTSGIFNGIRKYIAEDRSFNCWSDHVFAFYFKVSVLVTGGFALFLILLSQTRLVEESLSSEFQLYFLILAAYLFLDQFYSVGRGALMGFGLEHHSEPLKIVKKLIYAITAIALLYFGLGVEGVLLGQVTAALIVGVTTLWLIRERISFAQVFRRSHSIPKYELLSFNVYSILLAFLTISLYHVDILILRPVAGNVETGYYKAALVIAEFLWMAPMAIQYTLVHSTSEMWSKGQHETITEIASRSTRLNLSLMVIMMIGLAALANTFVPIYFGSEFYPAVVPLLILLPGVLGFALARPIFAIGQGKGELRSLVLATGAAAVLNLCLNLLLIPSYGMIGAALATSIGYASMFLFHTLIARRIGFDPIADLRAIRIFAAGLLTAPVVFGLAEVLTPLFSLVVVPIVGFMLYFALSVQLGVISTDELKMVHQKAPSKFDPIFKWIFAFKG
- a CDS encoding MFS transporter, with protein sequence MSDDGDSSALVDATATFLEEKPDGERALEAVLEVDAEHETWTFDDVELDSGTFGELVSRGIVEKVDGEYQLVNREIVAAVVAGEDIGAYSSDSGPSITLPSIDLGIWGDVRALLGLAGALLLVFVMRITQYGSVMRGDDVVSPGNDPYHYRYWMEELLAESTSPTDIGLLAEMPAGAMSRRPLTHALNWWFATLLGGDQWAADMVAAWLPVVASIALGVVIYALAVVVTRDPRMGIASVVLFAIAPVHVVYTQIGFLEHRLHQYFWLGVTLLALAWLAVDFTRRREDSETQEAIRGHLESPVTWLWAVVLGVALGFSVHLWGGSPLLFIPFAAYIGLRTLLDVREGISPTLANLPVLGGLVIGTVISVWMHTSWDWRLAFVAYTPAMVLGGAIAVMALGDLWRHLEIHVGGLAALEAVVAGLGVYLLRTYRPDDWAQARARADDLFLREGYTESASLFTFDYGVIFGPVIQLGVSFYLAMAILGWVCWALYRDYEPAWLLLGVYTIILTVLAGIQIRFAAQLAIPLSVLGGVGLVYVLSTLDLVRRPMPFRSPEPVTPARADGGGDDPVITAPDVQTTAYIVGIGLLICGMSLIYAPGLAGQVSYDDPEYEAVMAIEEHANETEREFPGNYVLSHWGDNRMHNYFVNGESRGYGYARSNFDDFRLDDDPDRYHEAFGDRVGYVLVTDREAHSGTVQTHLLEGLGVGEGDGEPLEHYQLLYVDDDRSVAAFALVPGATLEVGSESGENVIVSGDIFVSGESLEYERTVTVGEDGKLEVTVSNPGTYLIDGEEVVVSEEDVAGAATLEVE
- a CDS encoding DUF4330 family protein; translated protein: MSIIDDEGNLFGVVNVIDALAVLLILAVLVVGVAVVGVMWSDGEPETRYATIDLGEQPDYVADRIEPGDRMAVEGYDQNVTITDVYVTSTPDDDNADAGPSIVVRAAVDGELIENDHGRLEFTHAGDRFRAGNELTLDMLEYTATGVVTTIDQEGDTLDTQTTTVLLESTLPASTADAIQVDDEFGVAGHTFATVTEVRTYAVGSDQRRVQVGLELETITRGSTPHFAGNSVAIGSDLSITAGEYAFTGDVIRIGSLQEAGDIDETTVELKLENVNPDLADSLEAGMTETERGETVATVQSVESQPAEVVLESEDGNIYLREHPKNMDVRLVVDVQTVETESGLRFKGDSLREGNTIHLDFGSISVDGMVTTIDHDD